The Pseudorasbora parva isolate DD20220531a chromosome 19, ASM2467924v1, whole genome shotgun sequence genomic sequence gatgatctcattggtcagtttctgttgatcatctgtccgtcatcggctaaagcccgtcctgatgatctcattggtcagtttctgttgatcatctgtccatcatcggctaaagcccgccctgatgatctcattggtcagtgtctgttgatcatctgtccgtcatcggctaaagcccgccctgatgatctcattggtcagtttctgttgatcatctgtccgtcatcggctaaagcccgccctgatgatctcattggtcagtttctgttgatcatctgtccgtcatcggctaaagcccgtcctgatgatctcattggttaGTTTcggttcggggataattactcctctatggagcgaggccagaccgaactgcccgacctaaaaatgttgtgggcggggctgagtatGGTTGGTATccagtagggctgcacgatttggggaaaatatataattgcgattattctgggaaaaattgcgatttaaaatgcgattattgttattagtATTTtctacaaatgaaaagtgtgtgtatataacattttgtgtttttatattaatgtgactaataataattattatgactattattactgctaaaaatatttttaaaaataagaaatattaccattacaataacattttcataattacaaataaaaaagagtatgtcagaataaatataacaatataatacgaatactaattattattattattattgtaatattttacagaaaactttattttgactgctgggttacctattaatatgcagacagcctatgactaaaaaacattagaaaggtctaaggagttattgtaaaaaaatacacacagtgtgtgtgtgtgtgtgtgtgtgtgtgtgtgtgtgtgtgtgtgtgtgtgtgtgtgtgtgtgtgtgtgtgtgtgtgtaaacagtgtaaacagaagatagagatgctttgattaaacatgacgacaataaacacgactgcagcaaaatatggtgtatttgagttcttcaagccgtcaagggtattttcataataataaagtgtattataatgcagtgctgattgacatagaatactataaaataacgccTCGTCTGCCTCAcactgatgagaagccacatcagctcacacacactcgactgacgataggaagtgaggtaaaacatgttattaaacgtcttttgttgaacaggtttatgagcgcttcactagtttgtgaagatgtttgactcgtgttgctttttcaaacgctcgttataagcgactcaaactcgcagtctttcagacggagcagcgttcatcacagagccgctcttcgctaacgctgggcatttatttatttaatttaaatcgcagcctttgagctttcataatcgcacacaagccaaatcgcgattgcggttcgatttcgattaatcgtgcagccctagaaTCCAGGCTAGgagtatttatctatccagcaaaactctCCTGTGCATTCAATGATGTCCCCAGAACTCTTCTGCGCATGCGTATAGGACGTCatcgaattgtgaatgaaaccaccgcgCATGAGCGTCCAGTTcgtgttggatctgatccagtacgtcatcgtgttacagactgcagcgaggactagcctattacttattagttatgatgtttttgaatgtaaaaaccacacaaacatcattagttgacctcagacaacagtaaaagattaaaaaagccagttcatgacacctttaattccCCTGGAACACTTATTCACTGCAGTTGTGCAATTACATTACTGTGTAATTACTGTGTGTTTGTGGATCAGCTACAGTGGTTCAGACTGCAGGGTTGctgaacgactaaagaaacgttatcggcgtgatggtagaaaactgtacatttctcgtctataaccacccactgcaacttataccaatgatggaaataagtgcagttacaatagcaaaatatgtgggtgagcgttgctttaatgtgactaccGGTCTATTTGGTTGCAATAGGtaacacttcaaagtcaataccaaatcaaaactagttagcaaataatttataattgaaagaatttaatgacataatttggttattgttacacttaaaatagttacaaaacaGATGAATGAGATGATGAAAACTTTTAATCATACCCATCATGAATAGAATGATACCTGAGGGATACACTGTACATCAGTTCCACATGACTCAAACAATTAAACAAACAGTGGTGTGCACAGTTATAGTACAGTGACTTACTAATTATTTGTTTAGTTAACAGCCTTCATTTCAAAGtcttctgattctgattctgattgaGATTCTATTTCTGTTTCTGGTCCTGTTTCTGATTCTGGAGCCCTTTCTGTGTTCTTGTGTTGAAGTCTGCATTCAGAAACTATAATCCAGGCCACAGCCAGAACCAACAGAACCACTATAAGCACTGAAGACACTAAAACAAGAAGAAACTGGAAAGAAGCTGGGAAGAAGGAAAGTGagaattttttaatattttttatgttttgttcatttttaaacTCATTGCCCAGTTTTACTTACTTGGTTCAGTTTCATCATTGATGTCGTTCAGTTTTCTCTTTGATTCTGTAAATGACATTTAAAGGTCAGTCGTTCAGTTTATCATCATCTGATGTTCAGATCATGATGTATCCTCACCTGTTTAAATGCTTtaatattcacacacacatcacaggacTAGTGCTGTACAGTATAATAGAGCTCAGACTAATAATCATCATTATTTTACTCAATTATAATCAATTCAGTTTCTGTTTGCCTTTGTCACTGTAAGTTGAGTCAGTTTCATCGCTAATGAAGTTGCGATGAACGACAAACTGCCGTTATAATGAAAGGTGACACTGTTAAAGGAGCACAACAGGAGCTCTTACTGTATCATGTCGGTGTCGTGTTtgctgttagctgtggtgaaagcattttgtgagagaaataaagagttgcaaagttcactcgtgtttattcagagctctcagattagAGGTCAGATCGGGCtgaaaaaatcaagcccgaccctacccgagcccaGCCCGacccgacacattaactgtaattatgagcctgagcctgatttaaacccgaccatttttcaatacgtgggcgttttgatgagaacgagcctgtaatgagcaaagcgcaGCGAAGCGGACCAGTGAGACTCATGTtaaaaccaagcggcaacctcccccagtttctcttgaagccaatacggaagtaatgtaaactgcagttcatcgtctggccactagagcggctccagaaggagcagaatctcattgaaccccatgttaaaatgcccaactttacagcagaataaaacatgtttacagtctgggacaaattgtggttttggcctatacggctaattttgatcttcatgacaactctgaggggggtgaatttttttataactcattcgtttacgttatataaagccttaaagttctgcataattaagggcgtggttacaagtggatagccatttatctgccgtctatagttattgcgtcacctcagctccgcccacatcccgtctttttgtccattttctgttatccgggagtgacgcgcgatgactcgctcacaagatggcgacgcccagctcgcccctactttaagcttcagaacggcttatcagaatcctatgggtgacgtcacggacactacagcCATATTTtcttacagtctatggttaaaACTAACATTGATAAACTTAAATGAGTTGATAACATcgctgttttctccacagcgactATACCACCGAATccaattttgttgcaatattttcatgtttaacacttgaaactgctttgaaacaatcatcattgtaaaaccgcgatataaataaagttgacttgactccgctcaataatccgcaggcgggCGCTCATGTAAACAGGTAAACTGATGTctgctcaaatccagctcagaaatttatctgtagcttacgtcattcagaaacacggcttctcctatcactgctatgctgatgacactcaactctacttcactcaactctacttcactcaactctacttcactcaactctacttcactcaactctacttcactcaactctacttcactcaactctacttcactcaactctacttcactcaactctacttctcatttcatccagatgatcctacagtcagtgttcgtatcgctgcctgtctgacagacatttctgactggatgaaagagcatcatcttaaactcaatcttccaaagacagaattacttgttttctcaaccaacacagcacttcatcaaaatttctccattcagcttggttcatcgatcataactccatcaaggacagccaggaaccttggagttgtgattgatgaccagttaaacttcactgaccacattactgcaacagcccagtcctgcagatttgctttatacaacattagaaagatcagacccttcctatcagaacaggctgcacaactcctggttcaagcccttgttctctccagactggactattgtaatgctcttctggctgggcttccagcatccactatcaaacccttgcggctgatccagaatgcagcgtcgagagtggtctttaatgagccgaagagagcgcatgttacgcctctcttcatcagacttgcactggttgccaatggctgctcgcatcaaattcaaggcactagttatcgcctaaaaaacaaccactggctctgcaccaatatacctaaactcacttgctcagacttacacaccctccagaagcttgcgttctgcgagtgagcggcgcctcgtggttccatcccaaagaggcatgaaatcactctcacggacattttcctggaccgttcccacctggtggaatgacctgccgatctcaattcgtgctgccgagtctgtagccatttttaaaaaacatcttaagacacatcttttccatttgcacttgaccaatacagaatagcacttactgatcaccacagcaacgaccaaaagcgtacactcctggatcatatctacgtctctcatccggatttgtgccttcaggcgggtgtgttacatagtaatcataactatcagaatccagtgtgctgtatattgcgtacgtgagtttttgttgtagatggctattgctgcgcgtttagctagaatacaaaaccaacccattgggccactgaatctgcattaacgacaacagctggggcaacagccttagtcctaatgggttgttatcatagctatcaaaatccagtgttcggcattttgcgtacgtgagtttttgttgtaggtggctataaaaaaaaaaaaaaaaaaaatgttgtgtcctgtgctaattaattgagatttcttacagctcttacaggttgttggccttgtctgtttcattgcttctattactctccccttttgtgtaagtcgctttggataaaagcgtctgctaaatgattaaatgtaaatgtactttgttgttgccattaaacaatgtgttttttccttcatttttatgtttaaatattataatattatttttacatatttcatctgattatgataagtgaaaagatgcgagtgggtcagaaatgattttggtggtcatatttagtttaatattaagttttgttttgtagaaagcatttattttgttttgtttaaattgtatcttaattttaaaaagttttcttaggccaattgcctggatttaataaataaaaagcaaatagcagactataatcgcgaggtgaagtcgtgggagtgattgctttcattgctcatgaactggagcgcgcgtctcataaataaacccaaACTCAGCAGCTACTcgtctcacagacatgagaaatatgcgtatagaaagcttgaaatgaccacttttaaacgaaacgattcgaagatatttaattaagcagAGTGCAGTGTTGACGCGAGCAGCTCTTGACTGTTTATAAcgctgcgctccatcactgctccagctgtgagtttaacacacatttacactaatcctgactaGTGCAATTTTGTAGCcgacacatttgtttcttagttgttgtattagttcttactttgctaaaaatatatataatttctgattatagcatagctttctgctcacccaattagactagtaaagtagggtaatgattaaaaaaacaaacgcttgatcacgggcccggcccaacccgacccgaggatagtgcagggaaatctcggcccgcgggtcggttcgggtcaggttcgggctcgggcagagaatctaaactctagtgtgcgtgtgtgtgtgtgtgtgtcagatctgcttcaaggtcttcatgataatgtagcatttctgtgtttagaatccagtattactgtaatcctattgtcttttatgagtttaataaagagcTCAACAGGTCCGTCagcttaaacctgctcgggcttatttcatgtaaaccgGGTTAGATCGCATCTTGAGCTGATGCTTAAAATCTGccccagccactgctactgtattacaagagttcattactgaaccaggggcaataatcatttaaaataataataaatataaaagtttatatgaaaataatattttaatgttgtgtaaaatattatagacacagtcactggattgagagatttatttgtgaattgtgatggaaCGATTGTATTGGAAgtttacacacattgtgcagttaatctcCGTCGTGCATTAATGCGAGTGATGATGGATATTATGGGATGGCTGATGCAGCGCAAGAGATGCAGATCATTTGATCTTGACTGTTAagaaaatttaattaatattgtcacacaacaaatctgcttcagatgacgttgctggatcagatccaatacgtactggatggtggatcgttaGCGACGTCATTCATACAGATCTTTGGATTAATTTATAATGTGTATGTGCTAGTCTTAATGTATGATCAAtattgtatatagatgatgttctaaactgtgtagttgtagtactgataaatagttttaagtaattattgatgaataaatccacttttcataaatatgatgcttaaattatcctagtttcgctgtacatgcatgcaaaacagttaaaatattaatatattctgATCATATTTGCTGTTGAGGGGAAGGAAAAAATTAGTcaagtaattgtctctgtaattttaatcctcaatgcaacacgatctgtaaagaacttaaaataccagtagcctacacattcaaggggagatgcaaaacgtgtgtcctgatggcgtgagcatgttattaatcgttatttttgcgcgagcggtttgagtatttatctatccagTAAAACTCTCCTGTGCATTCAATGTCGTCCCCAAAACTCTACTGCACATGCATAAATGACGTCatcgaattgtgaatgaaaccaccgcgCATGAGCGTCCAGTACatgttggatctgatccagtacgtcATCGGGCTACAGGCTTCAGCCAGGACTTCTTGaaacagagggctaatatcactATAGAAAAAATTATGaccgatattgatttttttataaccaATGCtgattatttgcatgtttatgtgtCGATAACCGATATATATAGAACCAATATTTACTTATTGTGTCATTTCGGTTTTGTACAATTACAACATCACTGAACTGagttttttaaacactgtaatttttgcagtttcactcccttacatacagaacaaaacacatttacatcaataaatagtctgaattatttttttaaatacggTGCAgactttttaacattaatgctgtttcacctttttatttataaatacagccatattaacaacaggcaaaatacatttataaagtctaatgttttcaaatgagaGTCGAGTCTATTAACTCCCCATAACTATGAGCATAAATATAAGCGttcattttaaactacagttttaaaaggttatgtgtttaatagactaaaGAGTGAATATTCTCTGGATTATGCAAACATTGTAAAAGCTGATGTATTCGCCGGTTTATTTCTTTTTCTTACGGAGTCGATCTCATCTAGTACGGTATCAGAATGATGTTTGTGTCCTGATGACAGAGCGCTGTTTTCATCTCTGCGTTTAACACACGTCTCTCGGAGATAGGCATTCATTTTCacggagctgtaattaatttgattataaaacattgaattgttatataatgttatatagcagacgttaatataatgtaaggagttttaaacgagtcgGTCTTGTTAACATACGGTAGCCTGTGAGAGAACGGCTGAACGCGACTGAGAATAAACACAGAGAGACAAACAAGGTCGGCGCTTTTATTTCCAACAGGCTCTCATTCatggctgttttattttttattcatgtgaagttacgtctttattgtgacatgaCGGATTACCTGACCGACTCAGTGAGTTCATCTCTATCGCCAAGTTTAAACTAAATAACTACATATGATCATCTCATAACATCTTATTTGAGGTTATCTCAATTTTACATGACTGTTAtgttaaacaaagttgattatttAAGGGATGCTTTTGAGGTTATTTTACCTCTGAACACCGCTGTTAATAATCTCCCTTCAGACACAGTGTTTTAATGGCTTGTATGCAATTCTCAAAAcgtccacaagatggcgccatttATCGGGAAATAAGATATTTTCAAAACCGATACCCGATTATGGGAAATGCCTAAATATCGGGAATACAatatatcggtcgatcactagaaaaaatgccttttatttctaagttatgacatttttttatgtaaaaaacatactaacaatacaagtacacctcaggaaacattataaaataataactaaATCCATGCCATTGGACCTTTAATAAATAGAGAGAAGCAGAAATCATGATTAAAATATGATTGATTGATCAATAGAAGATCCAACTTCAGCTCACCTGTGTTTACAGAGATCTCATCTgaggagaaacacacacacacacacactcatcattATTATAATGCTGTCAGTCAGTCAaagccacacacacagatttaGGATTGGGAgatcaaatgtaattttaaaaaaaaatcagctttacCGTGAATATGAAGATGGTACGTCCTGCTGAGCCGCTTCGTCTCTGTCTGATCATTAGTGTAATAGACGCTCAGAAAGTATTTCCCAGCATCCCTCAGTGTCAGATTCTTGATGATgacgtcacatgatccttctctAAACACTCGGCCGGAACAATCTTTAGTCTCACAAATATCAATGACTTCTGTCTGATTGCTTAAAACAATATACACAATCTTCTTGTGCTCAAGGTGACACGGCAGGATTACGTCACCTCCCTTTAGTCCTGTCAGAGGTGCAGCAGTGGATCCTGCAAATACAGACAGTAAAATATCCATTCAGTACAAAGTGTCAATACTGAAAAATACATGTGGTGTTTCTCTCCGTAATCGAGGCCATCATTAAATATTCTTATTTTCAGAATatgtcagaatatgagtctgatgctccaatgggctgtgattatgaggcgtgtgtCAACCGAatcaggaaagacatcaattggacagaccgacaacctGTAATATACTTGAATAACTGGAGGAGACATCACAGGTTTAGGAACTTAACTGAAGTATCAGGCAGTGTAGAAAATACAACTTCATTTGGCCATAGTCGGAACTTAACTGACCCAAACACATATTCAATCCCTCAGAGGGAAAAACAGGAGCGCCCTCCCCAGCCTTGGGTCTCTTAAAGGAGCCTACTATTGCAAAGGTCCGTCAAAACATTacacaaccaatcagagcaacgaagcgacgtcaacagagctcaactgcactgttgccaagtccgcgttttgcCATGTctgtgggttgaagcgactattatgtgatatatagaccttggcaaccttgccaaaagaacacacattttaccctccaaacatcttttttttttttttcaaaaatcaagaatgtaatgataaacagagcacttcccaacatgatcatcatttctgagagaaatagtgaaggtgatgcagatacgaacaagctctccgtttaggattagaacaaatataacccaagcccctttgatggcGTGATGATTACGCTACTGTTGATCATccgtccgtcatcggctaaagcccgccctgatgatctcattggtcagtttctgttgatcatctgtccgtcatcggctaaagcccgccctgatgatctcattggtcagtttctgttgatcatctgtccgtcatcggctaaagcccgccctgatgatctcattggtcagtttctgttgatcatctgtccgtcatcggctaaagcccgccctgatgatctcattggtcagtttctgttgatcatctgtccgtcatcggctaaagcccgccctgatgatctcattggtcagtttctgttgatcatctgtccgtcatcggctaaagcccgccctgatgatctcattggtcagtttctgttgatcatctgtccgtcatcggctaaagcccgtcctgatgatctcattggtcagtttctgttgatcatctgtccgtcatcggctaaagcccgccctgatgatctcattggtcagtttctgttgattatctgtccgtcatcggctaaagccctccctgatgatctcattggtcagtttctgttgatcatctgtccgtcatcggctaaagcccgccctgatgatctcattggtcagtttctgttgatcatctgtccgtcatcggctaaagcccgccatgatgatctcattggtcagtttctgttgatcatctgtccatcatcggctaaagcccgccctgatgatctcattggtcagtttctgttgatcatctgtccatcatcggctaaagcccgccctgatgatctcattggtcagtttctgttgatcatctgtccgtcatcggctaaagcccgccctgatgatctcattggtcagtttctgttgatcatctgtccgtcatcggctaaagcccgccctgatgatctcattggtcagtttctgttgatcatctgtccgtcatcgtctaaagcccgccctgatgatctcattggtcagcttctgttgatcatctgtccgtcatcgtctaaagcccgccctgatgatctcattggtcagtttctgttgatcatctgtccgtcatcggctaaagcccgccctgaggatctcattggtcagttactgttgatcatctgtccgtcatcagctaaagcccgccatgatgatctcattggtcagtttctgttgatcatctgtccgtcatcggctaaagcccgccctgatgatctcattggtcagttactgttgatcatctgtccgtcatcggctaaagcccgccctgatgatctcattggtcagtttctgttgatcatctgtccatcatcggctaaagcccgccctgatgatctcattggtcagtttctgttgatcatctgtccgtcatcggctaaagcccgtcctgatgatctcattggtcagtttctgttgatcatctgtccgtcatcggctaaagcccgccctgatgatctcattggtcagtttctgttgatcatctgtccgtcatcgtctaaagccccgccctgatgatctcattggtcagctaCTGTTGATcctctgtccgtcatcggctaaagcccgccctgatgatctcattggtcagtttctgttgatcatctgaccgtcatcggctaaagcccgccctgatgatctcattggtcagtttctgttgatcatctgtccatcatcggctaaagcccgccctgatgatctcattggtcagttactgttgatcatctgtccgtcatcagctgaagcccgccctgatgatctcattggtcagtttctgttgatcatctgtccgtcatcggctaaagcccgccctgatgatctcattggtcagtttctgttgatcatctgtccgtcatcggctaaagcccgccctgatgatctcattggtcagttactgtcgatcatctgtccgtcatcggctaaagcccgccctgatgatctcattggtcagttactgtcgatcatctgtccgtcatcggctaaagcccgccctgatgatctcattggtcagttactgtcgatcatctgtccgtcatcggctaaagcccgccctgatgatctcattggtcagtttctgttgatcatctgtctgtcatcggctaaagcccgccctgatgatctcattggtcagtttctgttgatcatctgtccgtcatcggctaaagcccgccctgatgatctcattggtcagttactgtcgatcatctgtccgtcatcggctaaagcccgccctgatgatctcattggtcagttactgtcgatcatctgtccgtcatcggctaaagcccgccctgatgatctcattggtcagttactgtcgatcatctgtccgtcatcggctaaagcccgccctgatgatctcattggtcagtttctgttgatcatctgtctgtcatcggctaaagcccgccctgatgatctcattggtcagttactgtcgatcatctgtccgtcatcggctaaagcccgccctgatgatctcattggtcagttactgtcgatcatctgtccgtcatcggctaaagcccgccctgatgatctcattggtcagtttctgttgatcatctgtctgtcatcggctaaagcccgccctgatgatctcattggtcagttactgtcgatcatctgtccgtcatcgtctaaagcccgccctgatgatctcattggtcagttactgtcgatcatctgtccgtcatcggctaaagcccgccctgatgatctcattggtcagtttctgttgatcatctgtccgtcatcggctaaagcccgccctgatgatctcattggtcagttactgttgatcatctgtcggtcatcagctaaagcccgccctgatgatctcattggtcagtttctgttcggggataattactcctctatggagcgaggccagaccgaaccgcccgacctaaacattttgtgggcggggctaagttcggctggcatccaggctagatgAAAGTAATAACAATATTGGATGTGCcacattttaacatttcagaTCTTGATGACATTAGTATAATTCTGTCTCAGATGTGTCAGTGCAGTTACAGTGAATTCCTgaacaatgtttattaataaatgacCTGCACTGATAAACCAGTGATGATGGGATATGACAATCCACAAATGTCCACCAAAGTCACTTGACTGAGCGGCACGACAGACAACCTTTAGAGTAACTCCTGGAACTGAACATCAATAATAGTTATAATTTATCAACACAAATGATACTGACCAGTGGCGTAACTTACTAATGATGGGCCCCAGTGCAGGCTATGCagtt encodes the following:
- the LOC137047818 gene encoding uncharacterized protein, translating into MFRWMTLQLFLCGFISYRGSTAAPLTGLKGGDVILPCHLEHKKIVYIVLSNQTEVIDICETKDCSGRVFREGSCDVIIKNLTLRDAGKYFLSVYYTNDQTETKRLSRTYHLHIHDEISVNTESKRKLNDINDETEPTSFQFLLVLVSSVLIVVLLVLAVAWIIVSECRLQHKNTERAPESETGPETEIESQSESESEDFEMKAVN